From Passer domesticus isolate bPasDom1 chromosome 8, bPasDom1.hap1, whole genome shotgun sequence, a single genomic window includes:
- the PCBD1 gene encoding pterin-4-alpha-carbinolamine dehydratase: MAGKAHRLSTEEREQLLPNLRAVGWNEVEGRDAIFKEFHFKDFNRAFGFMTRVALQAEKLDHHPEWFNVYNKVHITLSTHDCGGLSERDINLASFIEQVAASLA, from the exons ATG gcaggcaaagcccacaggctgagcacggaggagagggagcagctgctgccaaaccTGAGAGCCGTGGGGTGGAACGAGGTGGAAGGCAGAGACGCCATCTTCAAAGAGTTCCACTTCAAGGACTTCAACCGG GCCTTTGGCTTCATGACCAGAGTGGCTCTACAGGCAGAAAAACTGGATCACCATCCCGAGTGGTTCAATGTGTATAATAAG GTTCACATCACCCTGAGCACCCACGACTGCGGGGGTTTGTCGGAGCGAGACATCAACCTGGCCAGCTTCATCGAGCAGGTGGCAGCTTCCCTGGCCTGA